One stretch of Verrucomicrobiia bacterium DNA includes these proteins:
- a CDS encoding sugar transferase, whose amino-acid sequence MPRWLEAALAVFFLVLTAPLWVFLIIWIKLDSKGPAFFRQLRVGKDGRLFWLWKFRGMVENGTNGHHHHSNVSGKDDPRVSRAGRFLRATKMDELPQLINILKGEMSFVGPRPEVPEMIEKYPPRALDILAFKPGLTCPGTLTYVLQMEQFLPPNGEAEGFYLQNIVEKKARLDLMYLQKENVVEDLRLIFVSTPWAILKRAGSRLMANGKTPPLFSEEPLPQIKEKVSI is encoded by the coding sequence ATGCCGCGTTGGCTGGAAGCCGCCTTGGCCGTTTTTTTCCTGGTACTGACCGCCCCCCTGTGGGTTTTTCTGATTATCTGGATTAAGCTGGACAGCAAAGGCCCCGCCTTTTTCCGCCAGTTGCGCGTGGGAAAGGACGGCCGGCTTTTCTGGCTCTGGAAATTCCGCGGAATGGTGGAAAACGGCACCAACGGCCACCACCATCATTCCAACGTCTCCGGCAAGGACGATCCGCGCGTCTCCCGGGCGGGCCGTTTTCTGCGGGCCACCAAAATGGACGAACTCCCCCAGTTGATCAACATTCTTAAAGGGGAGATGTCCTTCGTCGGCCCCCGCCCCGAAGTGCCGGAAATGATAGAAAAATACCCCCCCCGCGCGCTGGATATCTTGGCCTTCAAACCGGGGCTCACCTGCCCGGGGACGTTGACCTATGTGTTGCAAATGGAACAGTTTCTCCCCCCAAACGGCGAGGCGGAGGGTTTTTACTTGCAAAATATCGTGGAGAAAAAAGCCCGCTTGGATTTAATGTACTTGCAGAAGGAAAATGTGGTGGAAGACCTGCGCTTGATTTTCGTTTCCACCCCGTGGGCCATTCTTAAACGGGCCGGCAGCCGGTTGATGGCGAACGGAAAAACGCCCCCCCTCTTTTCGGAAGAGCCCCTTCCTCAAATCAAAGAAAAAGTTTCGATCTAA